The following are encoded together in the Pungitius pungitius chromosome 7, fPunPun2.1, whole genome shotgun sequence genome:
- the rex1bd gene encoding required for excision 1-B domain-containing protein, producing MVPSDFKALIQRFYHLQSERVETYQLFEEGHEAYLRTGPHYDFDHYKELVHEITQAFCGISKEMLEIKEKLHHQFDRPALSEHIEKLQSKEKHKLELTARLQLARQRAQDHPEDEGCQEHIQGIKHEIIKNKEALSEVLQDFKYDSEEFD from the exons ATG GTCCCATCGGACTTTAAAGCCCTGATTcagaggttttaccaccttcaGTCTGAGCGGGTGGAGACGTATCAGCTCTTTGAGGA AGGACATGAGGCCTACTTGAGGACAGGCCCCCATTATGACTTTGACCACTACAAGGAGCTGGTCCATGAGATAACGCAGGCCTTCTGCGGCATCTCCAAGGAAATGCTGGAGATCAAAGAGAAGCTGCACCACCAGTTCGACAGGCCGGCGCTTTCTGAGCACATTGAGAAGCTGCAGAGCAAAGAGAAGCACAAACTAGAACTG ACCGCCAGGCTGCAGCTGGCCAGGCAGCGGGCCCAGGATCACCCGGAGGACGAGGGCTGTCAAGAACACATTCAGGGGATCAAGCACGA gatcaTCAAGAACAAAGAGGCCCTGAGTGAAGTCTTGCAGGACTTTAAGTACGACTCCGAGgaatttgattga